GACTTCCGGATCCGGTACGCCGGCAGCCGGTTCGTCGACCCGGTGGGCCGGCCGCGCGGCGATGTCAACGGTGCGCTGCTGCTGGAGGCCTATCCGATGGCCGCCGGCGAGAGCGGGCTGTTCGACATCATCGAGCGCGTGCACGCGACGGGCGAGCCGTTCAGGGCCGAACGGATGAGCCTGACCGCGCTCGTCGACCAGATCCCGCTGACCACGGTCGCGGACATCAGCGTCAGCCGTCACGGCTCCGCCGTCCTGCTGATCTGGCGGATCGAGGATGAGAGGGCCCGGCTGGCCAACCTCCTCCAGCACGCCCAGCGCCTGGGCCGCATCGGCGGTTTCGAGGAGAACCTCGCGACCGGGGAGACCACCTGGAACGCGGAGCTCTACGCCCTGCACGGACTCCCGGCCAGCGCGCCCCCGGTACGACTGCGAGAGCTGCCCGGACACGCCCATCCGGACGACTCGGCCGCCCTCGACCGCTTCCTGCGCGCGGTGCTCCGCCACCGCCGGCCGGCCTCCGTCAACTTCCGCCTCCAGAGGTCCGACGGGATCACCCGCCACATCCGGGTCGTCGCCGAGCCCGTACTCGACGCGGACCAGCGGCTGCACGCGGTGCGCGGCGCCTACCAGGACATCTCCGCCCAGCACTGGACCGAGGTCGCACTGGCCGCGACCAGGGACCAGCTCGCCCACACCGAGGCCGAGTCCGCCGAACGCAACCGGCTGGCCCTCCAGCTCCAGCACGCCATCATGCCTCCCACGCCACCCGCCATCGAGGCCCCGGGCCTGCGGGTCGCCGTCCGCTACCGGCCGGCGGAGACCGAGTCGCTCGTCGGCGGAGACTGGTACGACACCGTGGTCCTGCCCTCCGGGCTGATCATGCTGTCCGTGGGTGACGTCGCCGGTCACGGCATCGAGGCCGCCACCGGCATGGTCGTGCTGCGCAACGCCCTGCGCGGCCTCGCCGTCACGGGCGCGGGCCCCGCCCAGCTGCTGTCCTGGCTCAACACGGTCACCCACCACCTGGCCAAGCACGTGACGGCCACCGCCGTCTGCGGCCTCTTCGACCCGAGCACCAGGGTGATGCGCTGGGCACGAGCGGGGCACCTGCCGCCCGTACTCGTCCGCGGGGGTGAGGCCGAGGCCTTCCCGCTCATCGAGGGCCTGCTCCTGGGGGCACTGCCCGACGTCACGTACGTCGAGCGGGAGGTGCGGCTCGAACCGGACGACACCCTGCTGATGTTCACGGACGGGCTGGTGGAACGGCGGGACTCCTCGGTCCAGGACTCGCTCGGCCATCTCGTGACCGCGGCGGCCGCCGGAGCCGGGGATCTGGACGGGCGGCTGGACCGGCTCCTCGCCGAGAGCCGGTCCGACACCGACGACGACACGTGCGTGATCGGCATCCAGGTCGGCTGAGGCCGCCGTCCGTCACGGTGCGGGTGTCAGGCCACCGCCCGGGCCCGCAGCACGCGGGCCGGCTCCTGACCGCCTCCGGTCGCCAGCACGCGGACCTCGTCCCCGCTGCTGATCTCCGCCCGGAGGATGCCGGTGGCGTCCTCGTAGACGGGGTGGCCGCCGGGCCCCGCCGCGTCCGTGCGGGTCATCCGGACCACGTCCTCCCCGGGCGGGTCGGTGGTCGCGAAGACGACTTCGTAGGCTTCCGCCTGCCGGTCCTCGTGCGGGGCTTCGGTTTCGTGGCCTGTGCTCATGGCGGACCCTCCTGCCGTGGGCGTGCGCCCGGGGTGACTGTCCCCCACCAGACACGCTAGGCCCCACCCGCTGCTCTGTCCTGGCCGGGAGGCGCCGTCGCCCCGGGAGGCGCAGCCGGCGCGGTCAGCGGGGCAGCGAGGTAGGACAGCAGGCCGGCGATCTCCCGGCCGGCCTCCGCAGGGTGGCGGAAGCGCGCGCCGGGAGCGATGGCGTAGCGGTTGCGCCGGCCGTCCCGCGTCCGGGTGAGGTACCCGTCCGCCTCCAGGTCCGTGACGATCGTCTGCACGGTGCGTTCGGTGAGGTCGCAGATCGTCGCGAGGTCGCGCAGCCGGACCCCCGGGTCGCGCGCGATCGCGATCAGAACCCGGGCGTGGTTCGTCAGGAAGGTCCAGTGGTTCCGGCGGGACCCGGCGTGCTCGTTCTCCACACGGACATCTTGGAATGGCCACTCGCGAAAATCAAATCCAGAAATGGTTTTCCGGTATAACTTGACGTGTGTCCGTGGCCCCGGCAGGGTGCAGGTGAGCGGAAGCGGACTTCCGCTTGACCCGAGCAATCGCGCAACGCGCCGCAAGCACCTGTGCCCAAGGAGCGACGACGATGACCCCCACGGCCACAGCCGAGGCCACGACCCCGGCCACGCCCCCGACGCCGACCCCCGCCTCCACCGGTGGGGCCGGATCCGTCCCCGCCCTCAGCGGGCTGCCCTACGTGCCCAGCCCGCGGGACCTGCCGACCGGCGACGCCCGGCAGCTGACCCGGGTGTTCTTCGAACGGCTGCGGAGCCTCGAAGAGGGGACCCACGCGTACCAGTACGTGCGCAACACGCTGATCGAGATGAACATCTCACTGGTGCACTTCGCCGCCCGCCCCTTCCGGGACCGCCCCGGCGGCCCCGAGAACGAGGACGTCGTACAGGTCGGCATCATCGGCCTGATCAAGGCCATCGACCGCTACGACCCCGAGCGCAACACGCAGTTCACCACGCTCGCAATGCCGTACATCACCGGAGAGATCAAGCGCCACTTCCGGGACACCACGTGGTCCGTGCGGGTGCCGCGCCGGCTGCAGGAACTGCGCGTGGAGCTGGCGAAGGCCACGGAGGCGCTGACCTCCGTGTCGGAGCACACGCCCACCCCGGCGGAGCTCGCCGCGCACCTGGGCCTGACCGAGGACGAGGTCCGCCAGGGCATGGTCGCGGCCAACGGCTACTCCACCCAGTCCCTCGACGCGCCCCAGCAGCCCACCGCCGGCAGCGCGCAGGCGCCCGCGGGCGCACTGGCCGCGCGCAGCCTCGCCGAGACCCTGGGCGATACCGACCCCGCACTGGAGGCGGTCGAGGACCGGCACGCCCTGGCGCCCCTCCTCGCCGACCTCGACGAACGCTCCACCCGCATCCTGCAGTTGCGCTTCGGCCAGGAGCTGACGCAGGCGGAGATCGGCGCGGAGCTCGGCCTCTCCCAGATGCAGGTCTCCCGGCTGCTCTCCCGCACGCTGGGCACCCTGCGCGCGGAGCTGCTGCACGACGACTGAGTCCGGCGGGGTGCCATGGCGCCGGGCCGTCCGGTCACCAGGTGACGTACAGGTCCTGCGGCGAGCGGTGGATCAGGGTGGCGCGCATCCGCGGTCGCGGACGGTCCTCGTCGAGCCGCAGTTCCGGCAGGCGGCGCGTGAACAGTTCGAGCGTGAGGCGCAGTTGCTCGCGCGCCAGCCGGGAACCGGGGCAGCCGTGCGGCCCGTGCCCGAAGGCGAGGTGGTGCCGGTTCCCGGGCCGGGTGATGTCGAACTCGTCGGCCCGCTCGTACCGCTCCGCGTCCCGGTTGGCCGCACCGAACGCCACCAGCACGGTGGCCCCCGCCGGCAGCTTCGTCCCGGCGAGGGTCACCGGCCCGGTGGTGGTCCGCCGGAAGGCCTGGATGGCGGTGTCGTGGCGGGCGGCCTCCTCCACCGCCGCCGGGACGAGTGACGGATCGGCGCGGAGCATCCGCCACTGCCGCCGGTCACCGAGCAAGTGCAGCAGCGCGGTGCCGATGAGGGCGCTGGTGGTGAGGAATCCGGCGATCAGCAGGTTCTGCAGGCTCGTCACCAGTTCGTGGCGCTGTTCGAGGGTGAGCTCGCCGTCACCGGGGGCGAGCGCGGCCACCATGGCCGAGCACATGTCGTCCCGCGGCCGTGCGCGCCGGTCGCGGACGTACCCGTCCAGCAGGTGCTGGAGCGCCACCACGTCCTCGGCGGCAGCCACCTGCTCCTCCGGCGGCAGCGGCCGGAACAGCAGTTCCTCGGCCCGGTAGCCACCGTGCACGGCCGCGGGCACGTCGGCCGGGTCCAGCCCGATCAGCCGCCCGACCACCATCCAGGGCAGCCGCCGCGCGTACGCCTCCACCAGCTCCGCCGACCCGTCCGCCGCGAAGCCGTCCACCAGCTCCTGCGCACGGGCGCGCGCGTACGGCACCAGCGCCGCCACCCGGCCGGTGGACAGCCCCCGGTTCAGCGGGGCGCGGTGCCTGCGGTGGGCCGCTCCGTCCGAGGACACGACGGTCGGCCGGGGGCCGAACCCGCGGGGCAGGACGCCGAGCGCCGCCTGCGACAGTGCGACGTCCGGCAGCAGGGAGTTGGCCGAGGAGAAGTCCTCCGCGCGCAGCAGCACTTCCCGTACGTCCCGGTCGCGCGCCACCAGCCACGCGTCGAACTCGGGCACGTACGTCAGCCCTTCGGCCCGGCGGGCGCGGTCGTAGAGCGGATACGGGTCGCGGTACAGCTCGTCACGCCGCGCCTGCTCGTCGTACGACGTCACGGGGACCTCCGGATCACGGTCGGGGCCGGTCGGAGGTCACCGCCGCGGGCGACCTCCGGTGCGCCGGGTCATCCTGTCCGAACCCCGCCCCGGCCGGTAGGGCGCCCTTCCCCCCCCCCCGTCAGGAGCCTCCCGCGGCGAGGCGGTGCTCGTGGACGCGCAGGTGGAGGGTGGCGAGGTCCAGCAGCGGAGTGGCCACCCCCAACGCGCGGGCGCGGACGGTGAGGTCGGTCAGCACGTGGTCGGCCTCCGTGGGCGCTCCGGCCACGAGTCCTGGCCCGCCGCGGCGAGCCGGGCGCCGAAGAAGCCGCCGACGGCGCCCGCGCCGACCGTGAGGATCCTCATGCGGAGTTCCTCTCGTGGGATCCGGTCAGGTCCGGCCTGCCCGCGGGAAGCCGGCCGTCCCGGCCGGGAGTCCGCGGGGCGCGCGGTCCGTACCGGGACACCGCGACCCCGGCGAGGCAGAGCAGCCCGCCGAGGAGGGTCAGCCATGCGGGTACCTCGCCCAGGAGGGCCCAGCTCAGCAGGACGACGATGGCCGGGACGGCGTAGGTCGTCGCGCCCAGCCTGCCGGCGGGCATGCGTGCCAGGGCGTAGGTCCAGGTGGTGAAGGCCAGGGCGGTGGGGACCACGCCCAGGTAGACCATGTTCAGGGTCGCCGACACCGGCGCGTTCGGCAGTTCCGCGGCCAGCTGCCCCGCGAAGGGCACGCAGGCCACGGTTCCCGTCAGGCAGCTGAAGCCGGTGATCTGCAGGGGTGTTCCGTAGGAGAGCGCGGGCTTCTGCGCGACGACCCCGGTCGCGTAGGCCACCGCCGCGAGCAGGCAGAGCACGACGCCGAGCACCGAGGTGGAGCCGCCCTCGCCGGAGGACATGGACAGACCCACGACCACCGCTCCGGCGAAGGAGACGCCCATGCCCGCCAGCAGCCGCGGCGGCAGCGCCTCGCCGAGGAGGCGGGCCGCGAGGAGGGCCATGAGGATGGGCCCGGTGTTCACGAGCAGGGAGGCCGTCCCCGCGTCGACCAGACGCTCACCCCAGTTCAGTGCGACCGTGTAGCCGCCGAACCACACCAGACCGGACAGCAGGATCCCGCGCCAGGCCCCGCGGGGCGGCAGCCCCTGGCGGCGGACCAGGAGCAGGACGCCCAGCACGAGCGAGGCGGCGAGCAGCCTGCCGAGGGCCAGGGCCCCGGGGGAGTAGGCGGCGCCCGCACTGCGGATGGAGACGAAGGCGGAGGCCCAGGCGAACGCCGTGAAGGAGACGGCGCCGATCGTGAGCACGTGGGGAGGAGGGATGCGACCCGTGCGGAACGTCATGGATCCACCCTACGACCGCAACATTTCGCTGTCGACCGAAATGTTGATTCCGGATCTCCGTGGAGGTGCGCGGCGCCGTCAGGGCTCAGATCCACGCCTGCGGCGTGATCCCCAGCAGGTCGCCGAAGGCCTGCTCCCCGGCCCGGGTCACGTCCAGGGCCCGCCCGCCGCCCGGCGGGCGAACCACCCACTCCTCGCGCAACGCGTGCGCGCACAGCCGCGACCCGGTGACGCCGCCCAGGTGGCGGCGCCGCTCGGTCCAGTCGAGGCAGGAACTCGCCAGCGGCCGGCGCCCTTCGTGGGCGAGGTCGATGCCGGCCCCGGCGCACCAGGCTCGGCCGTCATCGGTCAGCTCGAAGACGCCCTCCGTGCGCAGCAGTCCGCGCCGCTCCATCGCGTCGGTCACTGCCATCCCCAGCCGTCCGGCGAAGTGGTCGTAGCAGGTCCGGGCGCGCGCCAGCGGGTCCGGTGCGGCGACCACGGGGACCGCGTGCGCCGCGTCCCGGTCGGGAATCGCGTAGGAGGCGAGCTCGTCCACGAGGCGGGCGGTCGCGGCGTCCGCGATGCGCACGTAGCTGTGGCGGCCCTGCCGTTCGGTCACGCAGATGCCCGCGTCGAGCAGCCGGGACAGGTGGCCGCTCACGGTGGACGGCGCCACCGCGGTGATCCGGGCCAGCTCGCCCGCGGTCCAGGCGCGCCCCTCCAGCAGTGTCATGCAGATGGCGGCCCGGGTTTCGTCGGCCAGGGCCGCGGCGAAGGCGGCGAGGCGGGCCGCGGGCGCCGGCTGGTCCGCCGGCGCCGGCGTCCCGGCGTGCGAGGTGTCCATGCATCCAGAATGCCCCATGATTTCGGCAAACAACGAACGGTCCACCCGCGATCGGGTCCTCTGTCGTGACGGTCGTTCCCGGGCCACACTGGTGACCTCGGGGCAGGAAGCCCCGACACGAGGAGGGTGGTGGGGAGTTGTCGGGTGAGTCTGCGGAGCAGCCCGCTCCGGTCGTGCGCCCCGCAGTGTGGGAGACGTACGGACCGGCCGATCTCAGCGCCGTGCCGGTCTTCGCCGGCGGCTTCATCAACTTCGGCTTCTGGCAGGCCGTCGATCTCGAAGGGCCGCTGTCGCAGGGCGACCGGATCCGGAGCGAGCAGGACCTCTACCGGCACGTACTCGACGCGGCCGCCCCCGAGGCCCGTCGGGCCGTGGAGATCGGCTGTGGCCTCGGCCTCGGGTGCGCCCTCGCCCTCGAGGAGTACGGGCCCTCGGTGATGACGGGCGTGGACATCCATCCCCAGCAGCTCCAGCGGGCCCGCGAGGCGAACTCCGCACACCTCGAAGCGCAGCCGCACCGGCTGCGCTTCGTACTCGGGGCGGCGGAGAGCCTGCCGCTCGGCGACGCGGAGTACGACTGCCTGTTCAGCGTCGAGGCGGCGCAGCACTTCCCGGACCTGCCCGCGTTCGCCCGGGAGGCGGCGCGCGTCCTGCGCCCCGGCGGGCGGGTGGCGGTCGCCAGCTTCTTCACGGTCGACGGCGCGCCCTCGCACGCGGAGCGGCTCGCGGGGCTCCTCGACTCGTTCGCCAGCGGCCTGGACATCGCCCGGCCCGTCTCCCGGCTCGCCGACGCCCTCGACGAGGCCGGTTTCACCGATGTCCGGGTCGCCTCGATCGGCCCGCAGGTCTGGCCCGGCTGGGACCGCTGGCTCGCCCGCCTCTGGAAGCCGGGCACCTGGCCCCGGAACTTCCTGGCCGCCTGGGAGCAGCAGATCCTGGACTACTACCTGGTGACGGCCACCCGCCCGTAGTTCTCGCACGGCCCGGGGCGGCGTGCGTCAGCTCTCCAGCAGCAGGTGCCGGACGGTGAGACGGGGTGGGCGGCGGCGTAAATCGCTCGTCGTCCCCGACGGGCGGCGCTGCACAGCGGCATGACGGAGGACCGGGCGTGGTACGTGAGCGTGGGCGGCGGCGCAGGCCCCTGTTGATCGGCGGCGCGGCGGTGGCGGCGGCCGGGCTGGCCGTCGGCCTGTCCTGGTTCGAGCCCTGGAAGCTGTGGGCGCAGGACACGGTCGACGAGGCCGTCCCCACCGTCTCGGCCGCCCCGAACGCCAACGCGTCGGCGAGCCCGCCGGCCGCACCCCGGACGGTGGCCCAGGGCACCCTGATCAGCCACGAGCACGCCACCACCGGCACCGTCGAACTCCTCCGCCTCGCCGACGGGTCGCACGTCCTCCGCGTGGAGGACCTGGACACGAGCAACGGCCCCGACCTGAGGGTCTGGCTGACCGACGCCCCGGTCGTCGAGGGCATTGCCGGCCGGCGCGTCTTCGACGACGGCAAGCACGTCAGCCTCGGCGCTCTCAAGGGGAACGAGGGCGACCAGAACCACGCCGTTCCGGCCGAGGCGAACCCGGCCGACTACACCAGCCTCGCCATCTGGTGCGACCGCTTCGACGTCTCCTTCGGCGCCGCCGCCCTCAAGCCGGTCTAGCCGGTGTTCGAGCCGGCGGCGAGGTGGTCGCGCTGGATCCGATGGGCCAGTGCGCGCCGCACCGAGGCCGACGCGGTGGTCGTGCCGGTGGCGGAGGCGGCGGCCTTCGGCGGGACGTCGAGGCCGCGGCTGATCCGGTCGTACGCCTTCTGGTAGCCGGCGGGCATCCCGTCCCGGTGCAGCACCAGGTCCTCTTCGACCAGGCGCCGCAACTCGTCGACGTTCCAGGGCGTGAAGCGCTTCCTTCCCCGGGCGACGGCGTCGACGTAACGGGAGCAGCGGGCGGTGTCGCCGAGGGTCTCGGAGATCTCCTCGGCGAGGCCCCACAGGCGTCCTTCGAGCCACGGTGCGTCGTGCTGGTCGAGCGAGAGCGTCATCGGCGCCGGCGGCTCGTCCGGCCGGTGCTTCGCCGCCTGCTTGGACACGGCGGGCTGGCTCATGTCGGCGAGCCGGGCGATCCGGTCCTGGGTCCAGCCCAGCCCGGCCAGCACCCGGATCATTTCCGTGCGCAGCTTCCGCATCTCCTCTCCGGCGCGGATGACCTCGTTCATGCCGGCGAACATCCGCTCGGCCTGTTCCTCGGTCAATGCCCCGCGGTCGCTGCGCGTGTCCTCTTCCCCTGTCATGACTCGGTTATATACCCCCGCACCGCCCTCGTCATAACCCGGTTGTACAACTAGGTTATGGCTGGCAGGATCCGGGGCATGCCCACCTTCTCCGCACCTGACGGAACCCGGCTCGCCTACCGCGTGACCGGGGACGGCGAGCCGCTCCTCTGCCTGCCCGGGGGTCCCTCGGACTCCCGCTACCTCGGCGACCTCGGCGGCCTGTCCGCGCACCGTCGGCTCATCGCCTTGGACCTTCGCGGCACCGGCCGCTCCGCGGTTCCCGAAGACACCGCCTCCTACCGCTGCGACCGCCTGGTCGGCGACGTCGAGGCCCTGCGCGAACACCTCGGGCTCTCCCGGATCGACCTGCTGGCCCACTCGGGCGGCGCGAACCTCGCGGCGCAGTACGCGGCCCGGTACCCGGAGAAGATCCGCAGGCTCGCCCTGATCGGCCCCGGCGTCCGGGCCGTCGGCATCGCCGTCACCGCGCAGACGCGACGCGAACTCGCGCTGCTCAGGAGGGACGAGCCGTGGTTCCCGACGGCCTTCGCCGCACTGGAGGCGATCGCCGAAGGCACCGGCACCGGAAGCGACTGGCAGGCCGTCGCGCCCTTCTTCTGCGGCCGGTGGGACGCCGTGGCGCAGCAGCACCATGCGGCCGGTCAGCCGACCAACGGCGAGGCCGCCGCCCTCTTCGCGGCCGAGGGCGCCTTCGACCCGGAGGCAACCCGTGCGGCGCTCGCCGCGCTCGAGGCGCCCGTACTGCTCGTCGCCGGGGAGTTCGACCTGAACAGCCCTCCCCGGACGGTGACCCGGTTCACTGACGTGTTCCCCGACGCCACACTCGTCGTACAGCCCGGAGCGGGCCACTACCCGTGGCTCGACGACGCCGACCGGTTCGTGGCGACCACCACGGCGTTCCTGGACCGACGAGGACCGGCCCGCCCTCACGACTCGATGGTCACCACCCGGGCCCAGTCGGGCGGCGAGTCCGGCACGTAGTCGGGATCCTCCTCGTCCCACTGGGCCGACCGCCCGCGGGGGAAGAGCCCCACCACCGTCCTGCACGGCGGCCGGGTGTCCGGCCAGGGGGTCTGGCCGTCGGTCAGGACCACGATCACGTCCGGCCGCGGCCCCGTCCGGAGCGCCTTGGCGAACCCCTCACGCAGGTTCGTACCCCCACCGCCCAGCAGCGGGATGCCCTCGCCGCGGCACAGCGGGTGCACGATCCGGGCCGCCGCGTCGCACGGCACCACGGTGACCAGGTCGCGCCGGCCGCCCACGGCGCGGGAGATCGCGGCGACCTCAAGGAGCGCACTGCCCAGTTCGGCGTCGCTGACCGACCCCGAGGTGTCGATGACCACCGTGACCCGGGGCGGCCGGCGCCGCAGGCTCGGCAGAACGGCCCCGGGCACCCCGGCCGAACGCCGGGAGGGACGGCCGTAGCTGTAGTCCTCGCCCGCGCCCGAGCCGGAGGTCGCCGACCGGATCGCCGCCCCCAGCAGGTCGCGCCACGGCTGCGGCGGATGGAACGCCTCGTCCGCCCACCGCTGCCACCCCTTCGGGGCGCTTCCCGGGCGGCCGTTGATGCCCTGGGCCACCCGGAACCGGACCGCGTCCCGTTCCTGTGGGCTGAGCCCGTGAGCGCCGTCCGGGCCCAGGTCCCACTCCCGCGCGAGGCCGTCGGCGCCACTGCCGCAGTCCAGCCAGGCCAGGCCCTGCGTATGCGCCGAGAGCCGGAACTGGCGCAGGTAGTCCTCCATCAGCTGACCGGCGGGCAGCCCCAGGGCCTCCGGCGTCACGGCGTCCTCGGGCCCGACCAGACCCTCTCCGAAGGCGTCGTCGTTGATCTCGCAGTCCGCGGCGATGTTCATCCGCAGCCGCTCGCCCGGGCCGGTCAGCCCGTGCGCCCGTGCGTACCGGTCACCGCGCCCGTGATGGTCGCGAAGGAGGTGCGACACCTCGTGCACCCAGACCCCGGCGAGCTCCTCCACCGGCGTCCGGTCCACGAAGGAGGGAGAGACGTAGCACCGCCAGTGCCGGTCGACGGCCATCGTCGGCACCCGCCGCGACTCCACGGTGTGCAGGGCGAACAGGGCCGTCGCCAGGTACGGCCGGGCCCGGGCGGCCTGCAGCCGGGCGGCGAAGAGCTTGTCGAAGTCGAGGGCGAGGCCGAGGTCCTGTGCCCCCTGTGCCCCCGGTGCCTCCCCTGTCCCCAGTACGTCCGGCCTCACCGGCCGGCCTGCACGGGGACCGCGGTCCGCGCCGCGGCCCGGTCCGCCGCCCGGTCCGCCCGCCCGGACAGGGTCACCACTCCGGCGAGCCGCTCGATCGATGCCGGAACGTCCCAGTCCTCCTGGCGCAGCGTGGCGAGCGTGGTCGCGGGGACGACCAGCAGATCCGGTGCTCCGGTCTCCAGCGCCCGGACCAGCAGCGCCCACGCGGCGTCCCAGCGGGACTTCTCCGGGCGCCTGCGGACGGCCGCCACCACCGCGTCGAGCACGGCCTGGCGCAGGTCTCCCCGCTCGGGCAGGACGGCACCCGCCGGGTCGGCGAGCAGATCCTCGGGGTCGGGGAGGTCCATCCGGTCCATGCCCGCCAGCAGTTCCAGCGCCGGACCGTCCCCCACGGTGCCCCGGACCAGCAAGGAGAGCACCTCCCTGGAGGAGCCTGCGGCGGTCGCGAAGGCGATCAGACCCAGTGTCATG
Above is a genomic segment from Streptomyces sp. NBC_01233 containing:
- a CDS encoding vWA domain-containing protein, which translates into the protein MGTGEAPGAQGAQDLGLALDFDKLFAARLQAARARPYLATALFALHTVESRRVPTMAVDRHWRCYVSPSFVDRTPVEELAGVWVHEVSHLLRDHHGRGDRYARAHGLTGPGERLRMNIAADCEINDDAFGEGLVGPEDAVTPEALGLPAGQLMEDYLRQFRLSAHTQGLAWLDCGSGADGLAREWDLGPDGAHGLSPQERDAVRFRVAQGINGRPGSAPKGWQRWADEAFHPPQPWRDLLGAAIRSATSGSGAGEDYSYGRPSRRSAGVPGAVLPSLRRRPPRVTVVIDTSGSVSDAELGSALLEVAAISRAVGGRRDLVTVVPCDAAARIVHPLCRGEGIPLLGGGGTNLREGFAKALRTGPRPDVIVVLTDGQTPWPDTRPPCRTVVGLFPRGRSAQWDEEDPDYVPDSPPDWARVVTIES